AGCGCATCCACGATTTAAAAAAGCAACTTAAGGTTGTTTTATCTAAAATGAGAACAGCTAAAAAATCCGCTTATGCCCTAATAAGTGGAAATGTTATATCGCATCAACCTTTTTACTTACTCTATGTTTGCCAAGACAACATAATAAGGGAGCTAAGACAAGCCGCAAACGATATTGAAGACTGCAATGGATTTAGAAAGTTTTTACATATTTTTTCTGATCAAGCACAACTCGGAAAGGTCCAACGTAATATTAAAAATGATAGAGCAGTATGTCATGACTATTGTGCTTAACAAGCATCCTATGTGACTATTCATAAAATACCCTCCTCCATAAGGGGGAGAGCTAAAAAATTTATAACAGTCATTTAGCTAACTGTTGCTCTTGGGAGGGATAATTCCTCCTGCCGTATGGCAACCCACCCTTTATTAAAACAACAAAAAAATGCTTAATCCTTACTTTTAACGATCAACTTATTAACAAAAAAGGATAAAAAATCAGGAGTGGGTAATAGAGAAAAATGCTTAATTTTAGCTGCATTAAAATAAAAAATACGTTAAAATAAAGCTATTAAAATAAGCTTTTTAGCAAAGACCCATGATGGCTGATCGATTTAAAAAAGGAAATAAAATTTATCAAGTTCTGCTTCGTTCTCCCCTTATTATTTTCCCTTTTATTTTTTCTTCATCTGTATGGGCTTTTGGCGGTGATACGCCGGTCAGTCAAGGACTTAACTATGTGATTGATGCCGTTTATGGCGCAACCGGATTATCGATTGCTACCGTCGCTATTATTGGCATGGGCTTACTCTGTGCAGGCCATTATTTAGAATGGAAACGATTTCTACAAACCTTAGTCGGCATTGCTATTATGTTTGGTGCGGGTGGTGTCGCCAGAGCATTACATCTATTAATTTCTTAGGAACAAATAATAAAAGGAGCTCGCTTGAGCAAAGATTACCAACTTGAAGTCGATCCGTTAGCGTTAGCCTTAACACGGCCACCGCTTTTTATGGGTGTTCCCATGCGTTTGTTTTTTGCAAATCTGGCAATCAACATGATGTTGTGTATTGATTTACACACATTAATAGGGATTCCATTATTTGGCCTAGTTCATCTGATTTTATTTCGCCTAACGATGAAGGATTTACAGTTTTTCCGCGTATGGCTGAAATACCTGACACAAACGCCGCCCGTATTGAATCATTCGTTTTGGGGCGGCACGAATAGTTACCAACTAGAGTAAAAAACGGTGTTAACAAAAATGAAAAAACGAAAAAAGCAAGCGGGATTTAAATGGAACCCCTTTTAAAAAGGGAAACCAATGCTTCACAACATATTAATATTATAGGCCACTATAACAACGATACCTTGATCGATAAAAACGGTCAGTTAATTCAAATTATTCGATTAGCGGGTATTGACGGTATTACACAAAGCGAGGAAATCTTAGACGCCTATAAAAACCGCCGCAATAGTTTGTTTAAACACTTTTCGTCGGAATACGCTGTTTATTTTTGGACGGTGGGTCGCCAAACCACGGAGTATCCAGGCGGTGAATTTAAACCAGGATTTGCGCAGCAACTAAATGAAAACTATCGCAAAAGAATACAGCAGCAGCCTTTATTCCATCATGAACACTATGCAGGCATCGTCACAAAACCGGCCGAAGGTGTGTTAAATCAAGGGTTTGATTGGATCAAAAAATTAAGCCAGCAAGCAGACCACATCGCACAGCAACGACAACTAGCCAAAACACAGCTTGCCTTGACGGCCATCACACAGAATGTACTGCAAACCTTAGCAGATTATCAACCACAACTACTCAGTCTTTATCAAAAAGGCGAACAGCTTTTTTCAGAGCCACTAGAATTTATAGGCCAATTAATTAACTACGATAAGTATTCTGTACCGCTACTGTTCCAAGATGCTTCAACCTATCTACCGAGAAAGCGGCTGTTTTTTAATCGTCATTCAGGAACCATAGAATGCCGTGCCAGTGATCATAGCAAAAAATTTGCGGCGGTACTCGCTATTAAAGCGTATCCATCCATCACCTACCAAGGTTTATTAGACAGTTTAAATAGCTTACGAGCGGAATATACCTTAACCCAATCGTTTCGGTTCTATGATCGCCATTTAGCTAAAACCCGTTTACGGGATCAGCAACACGATATGCAGCAAACTCAAGAAGAATCCCTACGTCAAACCGAGCAGATCGACGAGGCCTTTGATGATGCGGCTAGTGGCGAAGCGGGTTATGGTCAACACCATTTTACTCTAGTTTGCTATGCCGACAGTCAAAAACAACTTAACCAACAGGTGAGTGAGATCATCGCTTTGTTTTCCGATCGCGACATTGTATGTGTTCGAGAAGACATGGCCTGTGAATGCGGCTTCTGGGCGCAATTACCTGGAAATTTTTCTTATATTGTCAGGGAAGCGGACATCTCTACAAAAAATATGGCCGCATTGGCGAGCTTACATAATTCGCCTATCGGAAAATTTAAGGATAATTTCTGGGGTGATGCGGTGACGGTGTTAGAAACCTTATCGGGCAGTCCTTATTATTTTAATTTTCACGATAAGGATGTCGGTAATTTTATTGTTGTCGGTGCAACCGGCAGTGGTAAAACGGTATTAGTTGGCTTTCTCATTACCCAAAGTATGAAATTCGGTGGCAAACGGGTTATTTTCGATAAAGATCGCGGTTTAGAAATTTTAGTTAGGGCCTTGGGGGGCATCTATGAGGTGTTAAAACCAGGTATAGCAACTGGCTTTAATCCTTGTCAATTAGCGGATACTAAAGAAAACCGCACATTTTTATTACAGCTTTTTAAACAACTTTTAAAATCTTGCCATAAACCATTTGACGAACAAGAAATAAAAACCATTGAAGAGGCGATTACGGGGATGTATCGCTTAAATCCCGAAGAACGCCAATTTTGCCATATTGCGCCATTTTTCGGCGCGAATATTCCAGGTTCGCTGCGTGCACGATTTGAACTGTGGCACAGTGGCCGTGAACAGGCTTGGCTGTTTGACAATACGGGTGATTGTTTTGAACAAGATCACTACAACGCTGACGTTATTGGTTTGGACTTAAGCCATATTCTCAAAGACGAATGCTGCAAAACACCCACGTTAATGTATTTGTTGCATCGCTTTAGTCAGCAGCTCGAAGGCCAGCGTGGCATGATTTTTCTTGATGAAGGCTGGCTTGCCTTACAAGATGAATACTTTAAAAAAATTATCAATGATTTATCGCGTACACCACGTAAGAAAAACAATTTTTTTGGTCTGGCTACACAAGCAGCTTACGATACCTTGTCATCAGCCATTCAAACGCCGATTAATGAAGCGGCCGCCTGCAAAATCTTTTTTCCTAATCCCAGTGCGGATAGAAAAACGTATATTGAGGGCTTTGGTTTAAGCGAACGTGAATTTGAACTTATTAAAACCTTACCGAGTGAAAGTCATTATTTTTTGCTTAATTATGGTCGAGGTAAAGAATCCGTTGTCTTAAGAGCAAATTTACACGGCTTAGACGATGAAATTGCCGTTATTTCAGGACGAAAAGAAACCGTAGCCTTATTGGATAGCATTCGTGCAGAAGTCGGGGATGACCCCAACATCTGGTTACCCATTTTCCAGCAACGAAGAAAAGTGAAGAAAATAGGATGTTAACGACTCAATTGAGCTTGGCTCCTGTGATTAAAATTACTATTCTTAGTTTACTCATCCTTTTACCGCTTCCCAGTGCCGCAGATCCGATTAGTGACCTATTGATGATCGCCGAACAAATTCAAGGCTATCAACAGCAGATTTCCGGCATACAAAATACCATTGCAGGGTTAACGGACCAAATTCAAGCAGCGGTATCGGGTCAGTCTGAATGGGGACGCTGGCAATTTACCGATCATCAATCCTGGGGCGAAAACACCGATCAGTGGCAAGCTATCCTTAATATGACCGGAAAAGGCGGCAATAGCAGTCTATTAGGCCAAACCCTTCATTTTCTGGAGAAGGAATTCCCTGTGGATACACCACTCTATAACCAGGTTAATCCGAATAAATGCGATCAAGCTTACTATGCCTTAAAAGCAAAAACGGCCTTAGCCGCGAGAGCCGCTAGTCAATTGGGTTATGACAAGATTCAAGAACAGATTAACTATGCCAATCAATTACGCCAGCAGATTGGTAGTACAACAACACTGAAACAATCGCTAGATTTACAGAGTCGACTAACTATAGAGAACAATCTGATTCAATTAGAGACACTGCGTCAGTTAGCACTGCTCAATCAACAACACGCGATTGATGCACAAGCGGAAGTCAATGATGCCATACAAACGGCTCGTTTTCTGAGTACGAAATTTTGAAGGCAATACCAAGTAATGGAGGAGTTAACAAATGAGGCAATATCTATCGGCATTATTAGCACTGTTTTTAGTCTTATCGCTAAGCGGCTGTGTAACTAAACCACTGCAAGCCCCTTGTGATGCAAATGCCACGTTTTGTGGCACTAAAACTAAAATTAATTAGTGGTAAATGGAGAAAATATTTATGCGATTATTTTTACCTTTTAAACAATTTATTTTATTTAGCGTCTTATTCACTAGTTTTAGTCTTTTGGCCGCCTGTGGTCATAAAAATCCTTTACTTGATACAAACATGATTCAAGTTATGGATGAAGAGTTTTTCTTACGAGGAGGCAGTTATCCTATTGACGAATGTGCCTATTATTACAGTTATTCTAAACAAAATTATTCGTTAAAAAAGAAATGTAATGAGTGGACACAAGAATATTATCGTCGCTTAATCGATAGACATGTTATTCCCACTACGACTACCGTAGAAGATTTGAGAGACCCTACTTTTTGGAAAAAAATAAAAGCGTTACATTTCCTTGGTAAAGAACAATGAGCACGCTTTCTGTTAATACATTCATAACTGATACCTTAAGTGCTGTCGATCAAACGATTGAAGGTTTTGTTCATAACGTCTATCAACAGTTTCTACAACAGTATGGCTATGCTTTGACGTTGTTATGTACTGTTTATATTCTTGTATTAGGTTATCGTTTTACGTTACATACTTTGAGTGCTGATTTTAACACGCTTAATCGGCATATCCTTGTTTTACTCATGGTTTATGGCCTAATAATAAACTGGTCTTTATACCAGCTTTTTATCTACAATATTTTTACTAATGAACCTAACCACATAGCTCAAATTATTGTTAATGCTTCCAATCATCAGTTTACGACGGATAAAACAATAGCAGAGGCTTTAAACCAAGTTTATGGTATAGGCATGAGTGCGGCCGGAAAATTATTGAGTAGTTTTACTATCCAAAAATTTTTATGCGCTATTCTCGTTATCATTTTTACCTTTTTATGTTCTCTTACCGCCTTAGCACTTTTAATCTACGCTAAACTTGCGATGGCCATTGGTTTGGCCTTAGGTCCTCTTTTTCTACCTTTTATGCTTTGGGAATCCACACGCGGTTGGTTTGTGAGTTGGTTGCAAAAGTTATTTAATTTTTCACTAATCCCGATTATCACCGCAAGTATTTTATCGTTGATGCTTTCGCTGATAAATTTGGTGTTACCGGACCTTAATCAGCAAGCGCTTCAAGGTGCTCCTGATTTTTTTACAGTAGGACTGTTTGGTGGTTTATCGTTAGTAACCGCCTTTTTATTAAAACAAAGTTTATCGATTGCCAGTAGTTTAAGTGGTGGATTGACCTTAAGCGCATTAGGTCAGATAGGCAGTATGGTGAAATCAGCTTTAAATACCACGGGAGTTAATTCAGCCGCGCGTTTAACCGGAAAAGGTCTTAAATCTGCTGGAAGCGCAATGGTAAAAAAAGCGCAAGGTCAAAAACAATCAGCTATTCATTCAGCGGTAGAACAGGGAAAAAATAATTGAATGATGACGACTTTAAAAAATAAGAAAAAAGCCTTAGCAGAAGAAAAGAGCGTGGATCCAGGTAATGCATTTTATCAAGCGGCTTCGGATTGGCGTTATGATCGATATTACAGTAAAACGATTTGGCTGCGTTATTCACTAATAATAAATACGGCACTACTTACCGCATTGTTGCTTACATTAGTTGTGATAGCGTGCTTGATTCCACTCAAACAAAAAGTTCCCTATCTCTATGCGTTTAATCAAGCGACAGGTGAAGTCACCAAACTTGGTGAACTAGAGCCAACACGCTTAACTGCAAATTGGCAAATGACGCGCTATTTTATTATTCATTATGTGATGAATCGTGAAAGCTACGATAGCGATAATTTAGAAATTCCTTACCAACTAGCCTGGGCACAATCGAATGCAATCATTCGTAAACAATACGATGCCGAAGTGAGCAGCAACCTAGCTAATTCACCCTATCAAAAATACGGTAAAGATAAAGCGATTACCGTGCGTGTATTATCAGTTTCCCGTTTAAATGACAATACCGCCGCTATTCGCTTTGAAAAACAATTACGTGATAAAACGGCCAATACACAACAAATTGTCCATCAAGAGGCGATTTTAAAATGGCAATATCAGTCGATGAAAGCCACGCAAACGCAACTGGATAGAAATCCACTCGGATTTACCGTGATCTATTATCAAGTGACGCCAGTTAATTTAAATAATGGGGGACATGATAAGCATGAATAAAAAAATAAGTTTTCTTTTACTGATGGTTATCCTAGTACAAAGTACCTTGACTCAAGCGGCCTTAATTCCCCGAAAGGTTACAGCGGACCGGCATATTAAAGTAGTAACCTACGACCCCAATAATGTGGTCGTTATTCATGGGCACTATGGTTACGAAACCCAAATTGTCTTGGCGCCTACTGAAGAAATACAAACAGTCTCTATCGGTGATAGCTTAGCCTGGCAAGCCGTGCCCGTTAAAAATAATCTGTTCATTAAGCCCGTCACCGAATCAAAAACTAACATGACGGTATTAACCCATGTGAATAGCTACAACTTTCAGCTAGACTCAACGCCTGCAAAAGTTTCACCGACGTATAAATTACGCTTTATCTATCCTACGGGTGGCTATAATCGTAACGAGCAGCCCAATGCAGTGGGTGTTTGCGATCCCACACCAAATTAACTGGAAATATAGTTTTACAGGGGACAAACGCTTAGCACCGCGTGAAGCCTTTGATTGTAATAATCAATTTACGTATTTCCGTTTTAATAACACCTTACCCGCCATTTTTATTGTCGATAAAAATCGCAAAGAAACCTTAGTCAATTACCATAGAAAAGGAAACTACATCGTAGTCAATTCTACGGCACCACAATTTACTTTACGGAGCGGTAGTTATGTTACCAGTGTTTATAACGATGCAATGATTGGTGATTGGCAAAACATTCGGTGAAGATCATGAAAAAGAAAGAAAAAAACAACGAAACGACACCATCATCTACCGAGGGTTTACCTGAAATTGCCGAAGCCCGTTATAAAAGGCCTTTTCTTCTTGTCATTCTGGGTGGGCTATTAGTTTTACTAGCCACACAGTTTTATTTCCATGCTAGAAAAATAAGCAATAAAACGGAATTTTCTGTAGAGGAGGCTTATACTTTACCAAAAACCGAACCAGAACAAGTCAAAGTTTCTCCTATATTAGAAAAACCGGCCGAAAAAAACCTATCCGAGCAACAGATTGCGGTATTACAAGCGAAACAAAAAGAATTGCAACAACGCCTATCCTCACCCATGATGTTATTTAACACAGAAAATAACCATCAAGCTAATGCCCTCGTAGAAAAATCCTCAGAAAAAAACGTGATGACGGATGCTAATACGCAATTTTTACAACAGGCGGGCAAAGTTTCGGATAAAACGGTGCAAGCAAAAAGAATAGGCCCTCTTAATCAACTGATTGCACAAGGTCAGTTGCTCCATGCCACCCTAGAAACGGCCATTAATTCCGATTTGCCAGGTTCTTTACGAGCCATCGTCGACCAACCTGTCTATGC
This is a stretch of genomic DNA from Candidatus Rickettsiella viridis. It encodes these proteins:
- a CDS encoding TrbC/VirB2 family protein, with amino-acid sequence MMADRFKKGNKIYQVLLRSPLIIFPFIFSSSVWAFGGDTPVSQGLNYVIDAVYGATGLSIATVAIIGMGLLCAGHYLEWKRFLQTLVGIAIMFGAGGVARALHLLIS
- a CDS encoding type IV secretion system protein VirB3; translation: MSKDYQLEVDPLALALTRPPLFMGVPMRLFFANLAINMMLCIDLHTLIGIPLFGLVHLILFRLTMKDLQFFRVWLKYLTQTPPVLNHSFWGGTNSYQLE
- a CDS encoding VirB4 family type IV secretion/conjugal transfer ATPase, whose protein sequence is MEPLLKRETNASQHINIIGHYNNDTLIDKNGQLIQIIRLAGIDGITQSEEILDAYKNRRNSLFKHFSSEYAVYFWTVGRQTTEYPGGEFKPGFAQQLNENYRKRIQQQPLFHHEHYAGIVTKPAEGVLNQGFDWIKKLSQQADHIAQQRQLAKTQLALTAITQNVLQTLADYQPQLLSLYQKGEQLFSEPLEFIGQLINYDKYSVPLLFQDASTYLPRKRLFFNRHSGTIECRASDHSKKFAAVLAIKAYPSITYQGLLDSLNSLRAEYTLTQSFRFYDRHLAKTRLRDQQHDMQQTQEESLRQTEQIDEAFDDAASGEAGYGQHHFTLVCYADSQKQLNQQVSEIIALFSDRDIVCVREDMACECGFWAQLPGNFSYIVREADISTKNMAALASLHNSPIGKFKDNFWGDAVTVLETLSGSPYYFNFHDKDVGNFIVVGATGSGKTVLVGFLITQSMKFGGKRVIFDKDRGLEILVRALGGIYEVLKPGIATGFNPCQLADTKENRTFLLQLFKQLLKSCHKPFDEQEIKTIEEAITGMYRLNPEERQFCHIAPFFGANIPGSLRARFELWHSGREQAWLFDNTGDCFEQDHYNADVIGLDLSHILKDECCKTPTLMYLLHRFSQQLEGQRGMIFLDEGWLALQDEYFKKIINDLSRTPRKKNNFFGLATQAAYDTLSSAIQTPINEAAACKIFFPNPSADRKTYIEGFGLSEREFELIKTLPSESHYFLLNYGRGKESVVLRANLHGLDDEIAVISGRKETVALLDSIRAEVGDDPNIWLPIFQQRRKVKKIGC
- a CDS encoding type IV secretion system protein; amino-acid sequence: MLTTQLSLAPVIKITILSLLILLPLPSAADPISDLLMIAEQIQGYQQQISGIQNTIAGLTDQIQAAVSGQSEWGRWQFTDHQSWGENTDQWQAILNMTGKGGNSSLLGQTLHFLEKEFPVDTPLYNQVNPNKCDQAYYALKAKTALAARAASQLGYDKIQEQINYANQLRQQIGSTTTLKQSLDLQSRLTIENNLIQLETLRQLALLNQQHAIDAQAEVNDAIQTARFLSTKF
- a CDS encoding type IV secretion system protein — protein: MSTLSVNTFITDTLSAVDQTIEGFVHNVYQQFLQQYGYALTLLCTVYILVLGYRFTLHTLSADFNTLNRHILVLLMVYGLIINWSLYQLFIYNIFTNEPNHIAQIIVNASNHQFTTDKTIAEALNQVYGIGMSAAGKLLSSFTIQKFLCAILVIIFTFLCSLTALALLIYAKLAMAIGLALGPLFLPFMLWESTRGWFVSWLQKLFNFSLIPIITASILSLMLSLINLVLPDLNQQALQGAPDFFTVGLFGGLSLVTAFLLKQSLSIASSLSGGLTLSALGQIGSMVKSALNTTGVNSAARLTGKGLKSAGSAMVKKAQGQKQSAIHSAVEQGKNN
- a CDS encoding virB8 family protein; this translates as MMTTLKNKKKALAEEKSVDPGNAFYQAASDWRYDRYYSKTIWLRYSLIINTALLTALLLTLVVIACLIPLKQKVPYLYAFNQATGEVTKLGELEPTRLTANWQMTRYFIIHYVMNRESYDSDNLEIPYQLAWAQSNAIIRKQYDAEVSSNLANSPYQKYGKDKAITVRVLSVSRLNDNTAAIRFEKQLRDKTANTQQIVHQEAILKWQYQSMKATQTQLDRNPLGFTVIYYQVTPVNLNNGGHDKHE
- a CDS encoding TrbG/VirB9 family P-type conjugative transfer protein: MNKKISFLLLMVILVQSTLTQAALIPRKVTADRHIKVVTYDPNNVVVIHGHYGYETQIVLAPTEEIQTVSIGDSLAWQAVPVKNNLFIKPVTESKTNMTVLTHVNSYNFQLDSTPAKVSPTYKLRFIYPTGGYNRNEQPNAVGVCDPTPN
- a CDS encoding TrbG/VirB9 family P-type conjugative transfer protein, translating into MQWVFAIPHQINWKYSFTGDKRLAPREAFDCNNQFTYFRFNNTLPAIFIVDKNRKETLVNYHRKGNYIVVNSTAPQFTLRSGSYVTSVYNDAMIGDWQNIR
- a CDS encoding TrbI/VirB10 family protein — its product is MKKKEKNNETTPSSTEGLPEIAEARYKRPFLLVILGGLLVLLATQFYFHARKISNKTEFSVEEAYTLPKTEPEQVKVSPILEKPAEKNLSEQQIAVLQAKQKELQQRLSSPMMLFNTENNHQANALVEKSSEKNVMTDANTQFLQQAGKVSDKTVQAKRIGPLNQLIAQGQLLHATLETAINSDLPGSLRAIVDQPVYAEDGSQVLIPPGSRLIGQYKSGMLQGQSRVFVVWTRLITPEGINLNLASPGVDALGMGGMSADRIDRHFWQQFGTAALLSILGAGTSNVGVAGGNASYNASQAYRLAVANSLNQTAQQTLQRGMIPPTLWINQGSPLQVFVAHDLDFSAVQQETNPTPKTTIF